A genomic region of Sulfobacillus acidophilus DSM 10332 contains the following coding sequences:
- a CDS encoding glycoside hydrolase family 3 domain protein (PFAM: Glycosyl hydrolase family 3 N terminal domain~COGs: COG1472 Beta-glucosidase-related glycosidase~InterPro IPR001764~KEGG: ttr:Tter_2605 glycoside hydrolase family 3 domain protein~PFAM: Glycoside hydrolase, family 3, N-terminal~SPTR: Glycoside hydrolase family 3 domain protein), whose translation MHETEQWRFWAGQVLMAGFHGTEPNRAIRDLIQSHHVGNIILFSRNVADARQLQSLTAGLQELAREAGQQWPLLIATDQENGMVRRLPPDIPGLPGNMALAATGDPALVQEVGMVTGQLLRAVGINMDLAPVLDVNNNPDNPVIGVRSYGDRPDRVARFGSAMLRGLEAGGVLACGKHFPGHGDTVVDSHRALPEIPHDWERLQQVELPPFIHAMRDGLDAVMTAHIVFRAVDSRPATLSEPILTGWLRDIFGFNGVILTDCLEMDAIQKTVGVAQGAVDALKAGADIVLVSHSRHQQLAALNAIVAAVALGELPPSRLQEAAHRVQTLKSRRLGDWNSYRAFLEYEPWQDLTAKAALQKRASSLAVTWLSRGDALPLSASSIRRIAVLYDETGSPMVPAGSENPVGQALVQTVRAVLPGAEVHRYGFPAILHHESPTVLRQRIARADVIISGLNGTQNRLYLEFVRSIQSLTIPQVIFLLRSPYDARAVADAPHILALYETTPWMYEAGVRAIVGGEARGRLPVEVIPVFSRDHAAG comes from the coding sequence ATGCACGAAACGGAACAATGGCGTTTTTGGGCCGGTCAAGTCCTTATGGCGGGATTTCACGGCACAGAACCCAACCGGGCTATCCGGGATCTGATTCAATCGCATCACGTGGGCAATATCATTTTATTTTCCCGCAATGTCGCCGATGCCCGTCAATTGCAATCGCTAACGGCGGGATTACAAGAATTGGCTCGGGAGGCCGGTCAACAGTGGCCGCTTTTGATTGCTACCGACCAAGAAAACGGTATGGTCCGGCGGTTGCCGCCGGATATCCCGGGACTTCCGGGCAATATGGCGTTAGCGGCTACCGGAGATCCTGCATTAGTGCAGGAAGTCGGCATGGTGACGGGTCAGCTGTTACGCGCGGTGGGCATCAACATGGACTTGGCTCCGGTGCTGGACGTGAATAACAATCCGGACAACCCGGTCATTGGGGTACGGTCATATGGCGATCGGCCCGATCGCGTGGCCCGATTCGGCTCGGCGATGTTACGGGGGCTTGAAGCCGGCGGCGTCTTGGCCTGTGGTAAACATTTTCCGGGCCATGGGGACACGGTGGTGGATTCACATCGGGCGTTGCCGGAAATTCCCCACGACTGGGAGCGATTGCAACAGGTTGAGCTTCCGCCTTTCATCCATGCGATGCGAGACGGATTGGATGCCGTGATGACGGCCCATATTGTGTTTCGAGCGGTTGACAGCCGACCGGCCACGTTGTCGGAACCGATTTTAACCGGTTGGTTGCGAGACATCTTCGGATTTAACGGGGTTATCCTGACCGATTGCCTAGAAATGGATGCGATTCAAAAGACCGTCGGGGTAGCCCAAGGGGCGGTGGACGCGCTCAAAGCCGGCGCTGATATCGTGTTGGTGTCCCATTCCCGCCATCAGCAACTCGCGGCGTTGAACGCCATTGTTGCCGCGGTCGCGTTAGGCGAATTGCCGCCGTCCCGACTACAAGAAGCGGCTCACCGGGTCCAGACATTGAAAAGTCGGCGCTTAGGGGATTGGAACAGTTATCGGGCCTTTCTAGAATATGAGCCTTGGCAGGATTTGACGGCCAAGGCTGCGTTGCAAAAACGGGCTTCCAGCCTGGCCGTGACCTGGCTTTCGCGGGGGGACGCGTTGCCGCTGTCGGCAAGTTCCATTCGGCGGATAGCGGTCCTTTACGACGAAACGGGCTCTCCGATGGTCCCGGCGGGATCCGAGAATCCCGTCGGGCAAGCATTGGTCCAGACCGTGCGTGCGGTGCTACCCGGGGCAGAGGTGCATCGCTACGGGTTTCCCGCCATCCTCCATCATGAATCACCCACCGTGCTCCGACAACGGATCGCTCGAGCGGACGTTATCATTAGCGGTCTTAACGGAACCCAAAATAGGCTTTATCTAGAATTTGTGCGGTCCATTCAATCGCTGACCATCCCTCAAGTAATTTTTTTATTGCGTAGTCCCTATGATGCGCGAGCCGTGGCCGATGCTCCGCATATTTTAGCGCTTTATGAAACCACCCCGTGGATGTATGAAGCCGGCGTTCGGGCGATTGTGGGCGGCGAGGCGCGGGGACGACTGCCGGTAGAGGTGATTCCGGTGTTTTCTCGCGATCATGCGGCAGGGTGA
- a CDS encoding Anhydro-N-acetylmuramic acid kinase (PFAM: Uncharacterised protein family (UPF0075)~COGs: COG2377 molecular chaperone distantly related to HSP70-fold metalloprotease~HAMAP: Anhydro-N-acetylmuramic acid kinase~InterPro IPR005338~KEGG: ttr:Tter_2147 protein of unknown function UPF0075~PFAM: Anhydro-N-acetylmuramic acid kinase~SPTR: Anhydro-N-acetylmuramic acid kinase), which translates to MKGWAIGIMTGTSADGMDVALTEIEDVHPDWPTCRLADFRYQPFDRGMRTKILACSEKSVQWELISDVHRYLAQSAAMLIGDLLRDHGMSAAEVRVIGFHGQTVQHLPDLGVSWQIGDAHRLAVLTGIGVVSQFRAADLALGGQGAPLVPYFDYAVFRHREKTRVLLNIGGIANLTVIPAGASVTQVIGFDTSPGNMVIDGIIAALSQGRWRYDAAGQLAGQGRVNPRLLAQWMDHPFFAFSPPKSAGREQFGEAWVEQAVEDIKTRALSLADALATVTAWVAESIADAIRRVAPPPMEVIVSGGGIHNHTLMASLHERLPEAIVTTSDAYGIPGYAKEAMAFAYLAWQFLAGKPTNLPQVTGARRAVPLGCWTPLYAVEPQDRKDSKEECSDGR; encoded by the coding sequence GTGAAGGGGTGGGCGATTGGAATTATGACCGGGACGTCGGCGGACGGGATGGATGTGGCGCTCACGGAAATTGAGGACGTCCATCCCGACTGGCCGACGTGTCGGCTCGCCGATTTTCGGTACCAGCCGTTCGACCGGGGAATGCGGACGAAAATCCTGGCGTGTAGTGAAAAATCCGTACAATGGGAGCTTATCAGCGACGTTCATCGGTATTTGGCCCAAAGTGCGGCCATGCTGATAGGCGATCTGTTGAGGGATCACGGGATGTCCGCCGCCGAGGTGCGGGTTATCGGATTTCACGGACAAACGGTTCAACATCTGCCCGACTTAGGCGTCAGTTGGCAAATCGGGGACGCCCATCGGCTGGCGGTTTTAACCGGCATTGGGGTGGTGTCGCAATTTCGGGCGGCCGATTTGGCCTTGGGCGGGCAAGGGGCACCGCTGGTACCGTATTTCGACTATGCCGTTTTTCGCCATAGGGAGAAAACCCGCGTGCTCTTGAATATTGGCGGCATCGCCAACCTGACGGTGATTCCGGCCGGGGCTTCGGTGACACAGGTAATAGGGTTTGATACCAGTCCGGGCAATATGGTGATTGACGGGATCATCGCGGCGCTATCTCAGGGGCGATGGCGCTATGACGCGGCCGGGCAATTGGCCGGCCAAGGGCGGGTGAATCCGCGGCTTCTTGCACAATGGATGGACCATCCCTTTTTTGCTTTCTCACCGCCCAAAAGCGCTGGACGGGAGCAGTTTGGAGAAGCGTGGGTGGAGCAAGCCGTGGAAGATATCAAAACGCGGGCGCTATCTCTTGCCGATGCCTTGGCCACGGTCACCGCTTGGGTGGCGGAATCCATTGCGGATGCCATCCGGCGGGTGGCGCCGCCCCCGATGGAAGTGATTGTATCGGGCGGCGGTATACATAATCACACCTTAATGGCGTCTTTGCATGAGCGGTTGCCCGAGGCCATTGTGACCACTTCAGACGCGTATGGCATTCCCGGGTACGCCAAAGAAGCGATGGCCTTCGCCTATTTAGCCTGGCAATTTCTCGCGGGTAAGCCGACCAATTTGCCGCAGGTGACCGGCGCTCGGCGTGCCGTGCCGCTAGGCTGTTGGACACCCCTTTATGCCGTCGAGCCTCAGGACAGGAAAGATTCCAAGGAGGAATGCTCAGATGGACGATGA
- a CDS encoding N-acetylglucosamine 6-phosphate deacetylase (PFAM: Amidohydrolase family~TIGRFAM: N-acetylglucosamine-6-phosphate deacetylase~COGs: COG1820 N-acetylglucosamine-6-phosphate deacetylase~InterPro IPR006680:IPR003764~KEGG: gwc:GWCH70_2217 N-acetylglucosamine-6-phosphate deacetylase~PFAM: Amidohydrolase 1~PRIAM: N-acetylglucosamine-6-phosphate deacetylase~SPTR: N-acetylglucosamine-6-phosphate deacetylase;~TIGRFAM: N-acetylglucosamine-6-phosphate deacetylase), translated as MDDDRLIIRGPLVMAEDIWDDAELVITGGKISAVHTRPFHARTRYRTPDHLIAPGLIDTHIHGSLGDDVMDGQETGLRRMAAYLASQGTTGFTPTTMSAPTTDLLKALGTIHQVMRSPRPMEAQIFGVHMEGPFLSPSFAGAQNPAFLRLPDSHEMRQYIDAAPVRLMTVAPELPGWDMIWPMFRQHGVIASLGHSAMPFDEAERVILEGRIRHATHLFNGMPPLHHRDPGPAGALLASSQVVCEVICDGIHVHPEWIHLVSRLLGERLILVTDAMRATGLPDGQYDLGGQTITVRDGVARTGQGSLAGSTLTLLQAVRNFRAFTGCDWPTAFRAASLRPAALLGMEHAKGSIAVGKDADLIWVDPDSGRVDRTLVNGRLSWEADPT; from the coding sequence ATGGACGATGATCGTTTGATCATCCGCGGTCCGTTGGTCATGGCCGAGGATATTTGGGATGACGCCGAGTTGGTGATTACGGGCGGCAAAATCAGCGCCGTTCATACCCGGCCTTTTCATGCCCGAACGCGTTACCGCACCCCAGATCATTTGATAGCCCCAGGACTAATCGACACGCATATTCATGGAAGTCTCGGAGACGACGTGATGGACGGTCAGGAAACCGGGCTTCGTCGGATGGCCGCCTACTTGGCGTCTCAAGGCACCACCGGTTTTACGCCGACGACCATGAGTGCGCCGACGACCGACTTACTTAAAGCGTTGGGCACCATTCATCAGGTGATGCGTTCACCCAGACCGATGGAAGCGCAGATTTTCGGTGTCCATATGGAGGGTCCGTTTTTAAGTCCCTCATTTGCGGGGGCGCAAAATCCGGCGTTTTTACGGTTGCCAGATTCCCATGAAATGCGGCAATATATTGACGCTGCCCCGGTGCGCCTCATGACCGTGGCTCCGGAACTGCCCGGTTGGGACATGATCTGGCCCATGTTTCGACAACATGGGGTGATCGCGTCTCTGGGCCATTCGGCTATGCCGTTTGATGAGGCCGAACGGGTGATTTTGGAGGGTCGGATTCGGCATGCGACGCATCTTTTTAACGGGATGCCTCCGTTACACCATCGGGATCCCGGGCCGGCAGGGGCTCTTTTAGCGTCGTCTCAGGTGGTGTGTGAAGTCATTTGTGACGGCATTCACGTGCATCCCGAATGGATTCACCTGGTGAGCCGTCTCTTGGGTGAGCGGTTAATTTTGGTCACCGATGCCATGCGGGCGACGGGCTTGCCCGATGGACAATACGACTTGGGGGGACAAACCATCACGGTCAGGGACGGTGTGGCCCGCACGGGCCAGGGTAGTTTGGCGGGGAGTACGTTGACGCTTTTGCAGGCGGTGCGAAATTTCCGGGCGTTTACCGGATGTGATTGGCCGACGGCGTTTCGGGCGGCGAGTTTACGCCCGGCGGCGCTTTTAGGGATGGAACATGCCAAAGGCAGTATAGCCGTCGGCAAAGACGCCGATCTGATTTGGGTGGATCCCGATTCCGGGCGCGTCGACCGGACACTCGTCAACGGTAGGCTTTCGTGGGAGGCGGATCCGACGTGA
- a CDS encoding plasmid pRiA4b ORF-3 family protein (PFAM: Plasmid pRiA4b ORF-3-like protein~InterPro IPR012912~KEGG: bts:Btus_2939 plasmid pRiA4b ORF-3 family protein~PFAM: Plasmid pRiA4b ORF-3-like~SPTR: Plasmid pRiA4b ORF-3 family protein), with amino-acid sequence MARISGLSLRVELLDVPDVVYRDLWIPKRLTWHQLHTVLQLALGWENLHRYEFRRGTERIGLPRSSDPHPVTDARTVRLSAYPWLADSQLTYLYDFHDGWRHRITVLNCAVGNRRQPILLDGHGVCPPEDVGGVTGYREFLDAITDPDHEDYALYRLWADGHYAFTGFRLDEAVKLFDQALAPRRRRTRQPTGQTITYPIEA; translated from the coding sequence ATGGCTCGGATCAGTGGCCTGTCCTTGCGCGTCGAGTTATTGGACGTGCCTGATGTTGTGTATCGCGATCTCTGGATACCGAAACGGTTGACTTGGCACCAGCTGCACACCGTCCTACAGTTGGCATTAGGCTGGGAAAACCTGCACCGCTACGAATTTCGTCGGGGAACCGAGCGGATTGGTTTGCCCCGTTCAAGCGATCCTCATCCGGTCACCGATGCCCGCACCGTACGTCTCTCGGCATATCCCTGGCTGGCGGACAGTCAGCTCACCTACCTCTACGACTTTCATGACGGATGGCGCCATCGGATCACGGTGTTGAATTGTGCAGTGGGTAACCGTCGCCAGCCAATCTTGCTCGACGGACACGGCGTGTGTCCTCCGGAAGATGTCGGCGGCGTCACCGGCTATCGCGAATTTTTAGATGCCATAACTGATCCCGACCATGAAGATTATGCCCTGTACCGCCTCTGGGCGGACGGCCATTACGCCTTTACCGGATTTCGTCTCGACGAGGCCGTAAAGCTATTTGATCAGGCCTTGGCTCCGCGTCGCCGCCGAACTCGACAGCCGACCGGCCAGACAATCACCTACCCGATTGAGGCCTAA
- a CDS encoding ABC-2 type transporter (PFAM: ABC-2 type transporter~COGs: COG1682 ABC-type polysaccharide/polyol phosphate export systems permease component~InterPro IPR013525~KEGG: mta:Moth_0660 hypothetical protein~PFAM: ABC-2 type transporter~SPTR: ABC-2) yields MTRLDNLENARSIPAVMEGLWRRTGIWFELVRNLAVRDVETRYKHSILGIYWAIINPLISSAIYGFVFGLIFHATSKPIPYVVFLLTNLTFWNLFANGIMSATTSVSGNAALLAKIYFPRVVLPTASVAARLIDFLFSLLVLFVFIGIYRVPIHWQVVFLPVILVVQLIFTLGIAYLVAALNVLYRDMGQLIGLILMIWIYLSPVMYQVSKAPEHIRRLLLLNPMGAVIEGERNLLFTGHLLHPHYLDLAAGLAILTWTVGWYVFHRIEPLFAEVM; encoded by the coding sequence TTGACCCGGCTGGACAATTTGGAGAACGCTCGTTCGATACCGGCGGTCATGGAAGGCCTATGGCGTCGAACGGGAATTTGGTTTGAACTAGTGCGTAATCTGGCCGTGCGTGATGTCGAAACGCGGTATAAGCACTCGATCTTAGGGATTTATTGGGCCATTATTAATCCGCTGATTTCATCGGCTATCTACGGGTTTGTTTTTGGGTTAATATTTCATGCGACATCGAAACCGATTCCTTACGTCGTATTCTTATTGACGAACTTAACCTTTTGGAACCTATTCGCTAACGGTATCATGTCGGCCACGACGTCGGTATCGGGTAATGCCGCGTTGTTGGCGAAAATTTATTTTCCTCGGGTAGTTTTACCGACCGCATCGGTTGCCGCTCGATTGATTGACTTTTTATTTTCTTTGCTGGTTTTATTTGTATTTATAGGTATTTATCGGGTTCCGATCCATTGGCAAGTTGTGTTCTTGCCGGTCATTCTCGTTGTGCAGTTAATTTTTACTCTTGGTATCGCCTACTTAGTTGCCGCGTTGAACGTACTATATCGTGATATGGGTCAGTTAATTGGTCTAATCCTCATGATTTGGATTTATCTCTCACCGGTTATGTATCAAGTGTCAAAAGCCCCGGAGCATATTCGGCGTCTTTTGTTGCTGAATCCTATGGGTGCCGTCATTGAGGGCGAGAGAAACCTCTTATTCACCGGGCACCTATTGCACCCGCATTACTTGGATTTAGCCGCCGGATTGGCGATTTTAACATGGACCGTGGGGTGGTATGTGTTTCACCGTATCGAACCCTTATTTGCGGAGGTGATGTAG
- a CDS encoding Teichoic-acid-transporting ATPase (PFAM: ABC transporter~COGs: COG1134 ABC-type polysaccharide/polyol phosphate transport system ATPase component~InterPro IPR003439:IPR003593~KEGG: ace:Acel_0421 ABC transporter related~PFAM: ABC transporter-like~PRIAM: Teichoic-acid-transporting ATPase~SMART: ATPase, AAA+ type, core~SPTR: ABC transporter related protein) — MASVVVDHVSKRFALRKDRADSVGQLLARMIPGRYRRPRSEPFWALKDISFEMPPGISYGIIGSNGSGKSTLLKILTRTMIPTKGRVSVNGRVSALIELGAGFHPDFTGRENVYLNASILGIPRRVVDQKMDDIIDFADIRPFIDTPVKYYSSGMHARLGFSVATSVEPEILIVDEVLAVGDEAFQQRCMDRIFRMKRQGTSILLVSHDLGSIERLMDRALWINKGEMQFDGLPHDVVRAYREALVGEQQKGGDDTPPVPEGTVTLDEARMTARDRASEVLLSGEPAILTMKFSNHGDTSIPAHVTVKFRRPDGLDIAEVSTLHDQVKLTVEASKKTRVALSVDALWLATGQYEVDVMLHSIEGRLIAEWHQATTITIQSLERGGGVMVLPHGWQVTERG; from the coding sequence GTGGCTTCGGTCGTAGTTGATCATGTGTCCAAGCGATTTGCTTTGCGTAAGGATCGTGCCGACAGTGTGGGCCAATTGTTAGCACGCATGATTCCTGGGCGTTATCGTCGGCCCCGGTCGGAGCCGTTTTGGGCACTAAAGGACATTTCGTTTGAAATGCCTCCCGGAATCAGTTACGGCATTATCGGATCCAACGGTTCCGGTAAAAGCACCTTGTTGAAAATATTGACGCGTACCATGATTCCCACAAAGGGACGTGTTTCGGTCAACGGGCGGGTGTCGGCATTGATCGAATTAGGAGCGGGATTCCATCCGGACTTTACCGGTCGGGAGAATGTTTATTTAAATGCGTCGATACTAGGTATTCCGCGACGAGTCGTAGACCAGAAAATGGACGACATCATCGATTTTGCGGATATACGACCATTTATCGATACACCGGTGAAATATTATTCGTCCGGAATGCACGCGCGGCTCGGGTTTTCCGTGGCAACCAGCGTTGAGCCCGAAATTTTGATCGTTGATGAAGTCCTGGCGGTCGGCGACGAGGCATTTCAGCAACGATGCATGGATCGGATTTTCCGAATGAAACGGCAAGGCACATCGATTTTATTAGTATCTCACGACTTAGGATCCATTGAACGTTTAATGGATCGTGCGTTATGGATCAATAAAGGAGAAATGCAATTCGACGGATTGCCTCATGACGTTGTGCGGGCTTATCGTGAAGCGTTGGTAGGCGAGCAACAAAAAGGCGGCGATGATACTCCACCGGTTCCCGAAGGTACCGTCACATTGGATGAGGCACGGATGACCGCTCGCGACAGGGCGTCGGAAGTTCTGTTAAGTGGTGAGCCGGCAATATTGACAATGAAATTTTCGAATCATGGCGATACCTCGATACCAGCACACGTCACCGTCAAATTTCGCCGTCCTGACGGGCTGGATATCGCTGAGGTTTCGACGTTGCACGATCAGGTCAAATTGACCGTTGAGGCGTCTAAAAAGACGCGGGTCGCTTTGAGCGTCGACGCTTTGTGGCTGGCGACCGGTCAATACGAGGTGGACGTGATGCTACATTCCATTGAAGGTCGGCTGATTGCCGAATGGCATCAAGCTACGACTATTACGATTCAATCGTTGGAGCGTGGCGGTGGGGTTATGGTGCTTCCCCACGGTTGGCAGGTGACCGAGCGTGGGTAA
- a CDS encoding Glucosamine-6-phosphate deaminase (PFAM: Glucosamine-6-phosphate isomerases/6-phosphogluconolactonase~TIGRFAM: glucosamine-6-phosphate isomerase~COGs: COG0363 6-phosphogluconolactonase/Glucosamine-6-phosphate isomerase/deaminase~InterPro IPR006148~KEGG: bcy:Bcer98_2753 glucosamine-6-phosphate deaminase~PFAM: Glucosamine/galactosamine-6-phosphate isomerase~PRIAM: Glucosamine-6-phosphate deaminase~SPTR: Glucosamine-6-phosphate deaminase), which translates to MIRLIACPSPADVAEASARQLALIFEGAGFHRVGLATGKTMVPVYEALVRLLAKAVPKPHIETFNLDEYWPLDPAHPGSFRSFMERYVFRPLAPYLAATQFLNGEAPYPERECQRYEDLLSKRPLHLQVLGIGVNGHIGFNEPGTPFQSRTRRVRLSENTRRQNQPGFPGELPYEALTMGIANIMEARSILLVAFGDHKREALVNALWGPVTEECPASVLQLHENVTVIADRAALGEA; encoded by the coding sequence GTGATCCGGCTTATTGCCTGCCCGAGTCCGGCCGATGTAGCGGAAGCGTCGGCCCGGCAATTAGCGCTCATTTTTGAAGGGGCGGGATTTCATCGGGTCGGATTGGCCACAGGAAAAACGATGGTTCCGGTATATGAGGCGTTGGTGCGGCTATTGGCGAAGGCCGTGCCCAAACCCCATATCGAGACCTTTAATCTGGATGAATATTGGCCGCTGGATCCGGCGCATCCCGGCAGCTTTCGTTCCTTTATGGAACGCTATGTTTTTCGGCCCTTGGCCCCTTACCTGGCGGCAACCCAATTTCTTAACGGGGAGGCTCCGTATCCCGAACGCGAATGTCAACGCTATGAAGATCTCTTGTCCAAACGTCCGTTACATCTGCAGGTATTGGGCATCGGGGTCAATGGGCATATTGGATTTAACGAGCCGGGCACCCCGTTTCAAAGTCGTACTCGGCGAGTCCGGCTGAGCGAGAACACCCGGCGCCAGAACCAGCCCGGGTTTCCGGGTGAGTTACCGTATGAGGCCTTAACCATGGGGATCGCGAATATCATGGAGGCCCGCTCAATTCTTTTGGTGGCTTTCGGTGACCATAAACGCGAAGCGTTGGTCAACGCTCTTTGGGGTCCGGTGACGGAAGAGTGTCCTGCCAGTGTGTTGCAGCTTCATGAAAATGTGACGGTAATTGCGGATCGGGCCGCGCTGGGAGAAGCCTAA
- a CDS encoding glycosyl transferase group 1 (PFAM: Glycosyl transferases group 1~COGs: COG0438 Glycosyltransferase~InterPro IPR001296~KEGG: chl:Chy400_1404 group 1 glycosyl transferase~PFAM: Glycosyl transferase, group 1~SPTR: Glycosyl transferase group 1) — MGKPRPIIVVDGRYGLRAPRRGIGEYVYRLLVEMAFIPRPYDLHVFGDPAADPEVVRRIGLLHSVDLLMSPTFFTWEQIAWPQVLRNAALVHGTANIGPVATLKPLVLTVHDVIEWHRGQDVPGHIRWRHRMSRTYRMTALRALVRRAQAIFTVSRHASEDIQKVLEVSPEKIVVTPLAPKYSPVDTPVFPKKPYILVLGALDPRKNLRGALKAFKQARLSQISLKVVGLEPETVPLVEQWIHEEQLDGRVTVQAMVTDEELQDLYRHATAFFYPSYYEGFGLPVLEAMGQGCPVIVSNRTSLPEVAGSAALYVDPYNTQAMATSLAELIRNAGWQRELADSGIRHAQSFHWRNTALLTHETYLQVLSRLGQID; from the coding sequence GTGGGTAAGCCACGGCCGATTATTGTCGTCGACGGGCGTTATGGACTTCGCGCGCCTCGCCGGGGGATTGGCGAGTATGTTTACCGTTTGTTGGTGGAGATGGCTTTTATCCCTCGCCCGTATGATCTTCATGTTTTCGGCGATCCGGCGGCCGATCCGGAGGTTGTAAGGCGCATCGGTTTGTTGCACTCGGTTGATCTTCTAATGAGTCCTACATTCTTTACTTGGGAACAGATTGCCTGGCCTCAAGTGCTTCGTAACGCGGCTTTGGTGCATGGAACGGCAAACATTGGCCCCGTCGCGACCCTTAAGCCATTGGTATTAACGGTTCACGACGTGATTGAATGGCATCGTGGGCAAGACGTGCCAGGGCACATTCGGTGGCGACATCGGATGAGTCGAACATATCGAATGACGGCTTTGCGTGCACTCGTGCGAAGGGCACAAGCGATTTTTACGGTATCTCGACATGCGTCGGAGGATATCCAGAAGGTCCTCGAAGTGTCGCCAGAAAAAATTGTTGTGACTCCATTAGCACCGAAATATTCTCCGGTCGATACGCCGGTGTTTCCAAAGAAACCTTACATATTGGTCCTTGGCGCTTTAGACCCTCGAAAAAATTTACGCGGGGCGCTCAAAGCTTTTAAACAAGCGCGATTGTCACAGATCAGTCTAAAAGTCGTTGGCCTTGAACCGGAGACGGTCCCACTGGTAGAACAGTGGATCCATGAAGAGCAATTGGACGGCCGGGTGACGGTTCAGGCGATGGTTACGGATGAAGAGTTGCAAGACCTTTATCGCCATGCCACCGCCTTTTTTTATCCTTCTTATTACGAGGGATTCGGTCTACCGGTCCTGGAGGCGATGGGGCAAGGTTGTCCTGTGATCGTATCCAATCGTACCTCACTACCGGAAGTGGCCGGTAGTGCCGCCTTGTATGTGGATCCTTATAATACGCAGGCAATGGCGACATCGCTTGCCGAGCTCATACGTAATGCAGGATGGCAGCGTGAATTGGCAGACAGCGGCATTCGACACGCGCAGAGTTTTCATTGGA